A region of the Leptospira venezuelensis genome:
AGTTAAAGTGCTTCGGATATTTTCGATAACAGAAATTGCTTTTTCTCTATCCACACCGTCAGAGCCGGAAGTAGGTCGAGTGACTTTTAAGATTGTAGCATAGGTTCCAAAAACCATTCCGAGTAGAACTCCAAGTAATGCTGCTACAATCGTTAATTCTATCAGTGTAAACCCGGACCTTCTTCTTTTACGAAGATACTTTAGATATTTGGAATGGAGAGGAGATATTCTCATCTCAGTTCATCCTCGCCTTATATGTCTCGATAGTGTATTGTTCTTTTACTGGAATTCCTTGGTTATTTCTTCCGCCTGTTGGATATTCTATCGTTACATAAATGTGAAATACTGCGATGAGTCCGCCTGTAGCAGAACCTTGGTTATTACCAGTTCTCTTTGCGATGAGTTGGTTCATGCTAGAGTTCGTCCCACCCAGTAAATCCTCAGGTTTTTTACCGGTCTCTTTTCCTGCCATTTTAAGAAGATCTAAATTCTCTTCTTTGATGATTGTGGTAAATCTCCAGTCTGGGTAACCTGGAATATCGCCAGAACTAGTATCTGCTTGCAGAATGGTGGCAGAATCTATCTGGGCCATTTTAATTTTTGCTAAATGAGTTGC
Encoded here:
- a CDS encoding prepilin-type cleavage/methylation domain-containing protein; translated protein: MARVSFKRRNPLRKRQGFTILEMTLAFALAAGWLLYVLMVVSEGIRLKKVAALQMEATHLAKIKMAQIDSATILQADTSSGDIPGYPDWRFTTIIKEENLDLLKMAGKETGKKPEDLLGGTNSSMNQLIAKRTGNNQGSATGGLIAVFHIYVTIEYPTGGRNNQGIPVKEQYTIETYKARMN